ATATAGCGCGAGAGCAGGATCAGGCGGTCCGAATACGGCACGATCACCATATTGCGATTGCCTTTGCCCTCACCGGCGATATACCACATCGCGGCGAGCATCATGGCCGGATTCTTCCGCGGGTCGGCGGTGCGGGTCCACTCGTCCATGCGGCAGGCGCCCTCGAGGAATCTGCCGAACTTAACGCCGGTCAGCGCCGCCGGGACATGGCCGACGATGCTGGTTTCGCTCGTGCGTCCGCCGATCGACTCGGCCATCTCGAAAACCGCCAGCCAGTTGCTGCCGCGGGCGTGCCTGTCGAGTTCGCTGCCCTTCATCGTGATCGCGGCGGCATGCTTCGGGAACGAGAGCTTGCGGGCGGCGTAGAGCTCTTCCATCGCGATCATGTTGTTTTTCGTCTCCTGCGTGCCGCCGGACTTGCTGATGACCAGATGCAGCGTCGTCTCGGGGTCCATGACCTCCGAAAGATCCGCGAACTCGGCCGAATCGGTATTGTCGAGGAAGTAGAGCTTCAGATATCCGTTGCGGGCGGCATCGGTCTTTTCGTTCCAGTAAGGACCGTTGATCGCGAACTGCATGAGCTGCGGACCGAGCGCCGAGCCGCCGATGCCGTTTACAACGACCGCCTCGAACTTCCTGCCGGTTTCGCCGGTGATCTTACCGGACCGGACCTGTTCGGCAAACGCTTCGACCGAGGCGAAAAGCTCGCTTTGCGGATACACCTTGCGGTCCGAGAAATGGGTGACCTTGCGTTTCTCGTCCGGATTCTTGATTTCACCGGCTTCGATGCGCCCCATCTCGCGGGCGGCGCGTTCGAATTTCGGCTGAAGGGCATCGAGCTCCGCCGGCGAGAATTTCATGCCGGCGAAGTCGATGGAGAACTGACTCTCCGCGTCGACGAGCGTATATTCGATGTTCCGTTCGATCCAATTGTTCATTTTTTCTGGCCTCATGGGTTAGTGAATGGGTGTTATCCGTGACTCAGATCATCGAGCCGCTGCTTGAGCAGCCGTTTGATGTACTCCTCTCCGTAGAGCGAGCGCATCAGGTCGATGTTGAATTCGTAAAAAAGCTGGGCGTCCGGCCGGGTCACCATCGGCCCTGACGCAAGTTCGATGATGGTCCGCCGCTTGTTCTGATCGTGCTCGTAGGCGGAGAGGTAGCGGATCAGGCTGCGCGGCGAAAGTTCGGTGAATTTCTTCTGGCCGAACTCCTCCGTATAATCCGCAGCGATCTGCGAAATCAGATTGCGGTGATGGTGCCGCACACCGAAGGTCGCAAGAAAATCCTCGACCATCTCGCAGCAGCGGAGCTCATCGAAAACCGGGAAGCTGATCCGCCTGCCGCGCGACAGGATGTTGGCCGGAAACTCGTAGTTGGCCGACAGGACCGGCATGATGTTCTGCGGAAGAGAAAACGCGCCGCCGACGTTGGTCCGGAAGCTGAACCAGTCGGTCTCACGCGGATCGATGTCGTCGAAAAACAGCACGAACCGGTGGTCCGGCCGTGCCGCGAGCGGCGCGATGAGTTCATCCCATCCCCGCTCAAGCGTCACGGGATCGGGCAGAATGATGACCAGCTTCGGCTCCGCATACGCATAGGAGAGCACCATGCTGGTCTTGCCGTAGCCGGGCAGACTGTAAACCAGCAGCGGCAGGTTGCTTTCCCCGAGCGCAAACTTATGAAAATGATCCTTGAACTGGAGACGGACGCTCGGGAAGCCGAAAAATCTGCCGACCGGCTTGACCGAATCGAAGACGACCTCGCGGAACTCCCCTCTGAAATAGCGGAACATGCGCGCCTGCCGGAAACGGTCCGCCGCCAGAATCATGGCGGCGAGCTGCCTGAGCTGGAACTCCTTCCGCCCTTTCAGCACCGGCAGCGCCGCGAGAAAATCGAGAGCGGCCGGAAAAATCCTGCCGCGGGCGGCGGCTGCGCGGGCAACAGCCGCCGAAATGCCGATCCAAAGGTCGCGCGCCGCTTCAAGCAGAAACCGGCAGTTCGGGCTCCGTTCCTCCTTTTCGAGTTCGGCCGGAAGAATCCGGTTTGCGATGAAAACGTCGAAAAGCTGCGCGGAAAGCCGGGATTCCAGCGATCCGTCGCCGAATCTCCGGTACAGGTGATTCGCATAATCGGCCGTGCGTTCTTCTCCGGCGGCGGCCATGAGGGAGGCCAGCAGCGCCGGCAGGGAATCGGCGGCAAATTCCGGATTGCCGTCCCTGCCGGGAACGGCGAACATAAGTTCCAGCGCCCTGCGGGCCCGGTTCAACCGGTTCTGTTCTGTTTCGGCCACAACGGCTCCCGGGTTCCAGATGATCACACGTAGAAATTCAGTCATCATAATATAGTTGCATTCCGGCTTTTGTCAATGGCCGGAGCTTATTTCCGCGAACGGCTTGAAAATCGGGTTTCCGGTGCTATTCTATTAACCGGCAGCCGTTCTTTTTCCATGAAACGATAATACGATACCGGGAGACGCCCATGCCCGCAGAATCACTTTCCGTCAATCATGATATTCCGTCGCCGATCACGATCGAACAGCCGGCGGCTCCCGTTTCCGTGCCTCAGCCGGTTCCGGAACAGCCGCAGCAGAAAAGCATTTACGGCAAAGTGCCGGAAATTCCGGTGCTGGAGGCCGTCGACGGAATCCGTTTCGACTTCAACGACGGAATCCGCATTCTTTTTCCGCAGAACGGGAAAGAGTACCGGGTGATATTTTCCGATCTCGACACCGGCATCATCCTGTACAGCGCCGACACAGTTCCGGGGGCGTTTGTGACCAGTGTGAAGAAATTCTTCATCCGGTTCCGGCTCCAGATCTACCCGAAAGGCGGCGCGGAGCCGCTTTTCACACACGACTACAATGCCGAAAACCGGGAGGTCATGATCCAGCTCCCGGTCGGCACCATCGGGGATTCGATCGGCTGGTTCAGCTATGTCGAACGCTTTCAGCTCAAACACAGATGCCGGCTCATCTGCGTCATGGCGCCGCATATCTCCGCGCTTGTCCGCGGCCAGTACCCGGAAATCACCTTCATCGGCCCGGACGAGACTGTAAATTATCGTCCTTACGCCTGTTATTACATGGGGCTCTTCTTCCGGGGCGACGTCGATCACCAGCCGGTCGATTTCCGTTACATCGGGCTGCACCGGACGGCCGGATACATCCTGAACGTCGATCCGGCGGATCTTCCGCCGCGCTTCAACCTCTCCGCGCCGCGCCGGATCAAGGAACCTTATGTCTGCATTGCGGCGCAGAGTTCGAGCCAGGCGAAATACTGGAACAATCCGCGCGGCTGGATCGAGGTTGTGAAATTCCTGAAGGAGAGCGGCTACCGTGTCCTCTGCATCGACCGGGAGCAGGTTCACGGCACCGGCATCAACTATAACACGATTCCGTATGGAACCGAGGATTTCACGGGCGACCGGCCGCTCCAGGAGCGGGTCGATCTGATCAAGGACGCCGATTTCTTCATCGGACTTTCGAGCGGGCTCTCGTGGATCGCGTGGGGATGCCGTGTTCCGGTCGTCATGATTTCGGGATTCACACACCCGACCAACGAGTTCCAGACGCCGTACCGGGTCATCAACTACCACACCTGCCACAGTTGCTGGAACGATATGCGCGTTGACTTCGACCACTTCGATTTCCTCTGGTGCCCGCGCCACCGGGGGACCGACCGCCATTTCGAGTGTACGCGCCTGATTTCGGCCGAACAGGTCATCAACACGATCAAGAGCATCCCGGCCTACCAGCGCCGACAGGCGTAAGGGGAGCGAAGCGACCGGGTTCAGGGCCTTTCGATCCTGGCGGGGTACCAAGGGGCGCGGAGCCCCTTGGCGGAGTCTGAGGCGGCGCCTCAGGTTGACCCGGCGAAGCCCCAGCGCAAAAATCCGCAACGGAGTTGCGGTGCTTCGCCCGGTGTGAGCGATGCGGCGAACGCCGCGGAGCGACCAAAGGGTCTATTGCGTTGCAATCCCGGCCAACCATGATTGACCGGAGCCGCGAACCCTTGTTAAAATGCGAACCCCTGATGTCATAACGCTCCCCACTTCTACGGCAGGCGCAGTTTCCATGTACTCTGGGCAAGGAATGCAAGCATAAGCAGAGCCAATGCGGCAAGCGCAAGCTGCGGAGCGTATTCACGGTACTCCATGTACCGCGGCTGCTCCACCGTCGTCTTTTCCAACTGGTTGATCTCGTCCATCACCTGCTTCATCCCGTCAGCATCGGCGGCACGGAAGTATTTGCCCGCCGTAATTTCAGCCAGAGAACGCAGAAGCTTCTCGTCAAACTGGTCTTCAACCTGAAAAATCTGCCCGCGATCAATCGCAAACGCATTGCTGCTGCCGATTCCAACAGTGTGAATGATGATGTCGAATTTTTTGGCGAGCTCCGCCGCCTGCTCCGGCGTAAGACTGTTGCGGGCCGTATTGCTGCCGTCCGTGAAAAGCACGAGCACCCGCCGCGGCGCATCAGAGTTCCTGAGCCGGGAAACTCCGGTTCCGATCGGCGACGCTATGCCGGTCATCTCACCGAGAATCCCAGGCTTCAGATTCGCAAGATGCGCCAGCAGCCAGGAGTGATCGAGCGTCGGCGGCGCAAGGTTGTAGGCGACGTCGGCAAAGCCGATCAGCCCGATCCGGTCGTTCGGACGCTCCGCGATGAACTTTGCAATCTCCTCCTTGGCGACTTCCAGACGGTTCTTGAGCTGGCCGCCCTCGATGGCGTTGACCAGATCGCGCCCCGAAGTGATGTTGCGCGGAACATCGTACGAAGCCATACTACCCGAAAGGTCGATGGCAAGCACAATGTCGATCCCCTGCGAACGGATCAGGAACTTCTCGTTACCTGCCCGGGGACGGGCGAGGGCGACAATAAGCACACAGAGCGCAAGCAGCATGCAGCTGAGCGGAAAACCGGGACGGCGCGCGGCACGAACCGTCGCAAACGGTTCGACCGTGGAAACCGTAACCGACGGCTGTTTCTGCCGGAACACGCAGTAGTAAGCGATCAGCGGCACAAGCAGCAGCAGAAGCAGCAGCCAGGGATAAGCGAAATCAATCATTTTCCGCCTCCTTTCCGCCCCTCGTCGACAGGACGGGTCGCCTCAACCAGCGCCGCCGCTTTCTCAAGCGCCGCCGACAGCAGTTCCGGGTCCGGCGCCAGCGCTGCGAACTTGACCCGGTCGGCAGCTTCCAGAAACTCCCGCAGAAACGGGCGCTCCTCTTTCGGCAACGGAGAATCCGGCCCGTTGACATCGGCCAGAAACTCCGGCGTCGTCCGGGTCGAAACCGGAATCCCGTAACGCTCCTCAAGATAGCTTCGGACAAAGTCCGTAAGCCGGATATAGCCCTGCTCCGGCCGGACATCTCCGGACGCAAGTCCGGTTTTCAGTTGCCCGATCGCTTTCTGCGTACGCTCCCAGAGCGGCGGCTCCGGAACGCGACGGTTCAGAATGAGCCGGATCACCAGCGCCAGCACGGCAAGACCGAACACGGCTCCGGCCGCGATCCAGCCCCACGGCGGCGGCTTCTCAATCGCGATGGCGTCAGCAAGCTTCAGTTCCCCGTTCGGGACGGAAGCCGCCAGCTTGGCGGAAAAGCCCGGAATTTTCCGTTCGACCGTTTCCGGCGTTTTACCAGAAAGCTCAAGCAATACGGTCCCGGGCGCGATTTCTCCGGCCCGCAGTGCGCGCAGATCGAAAACCACATTCCAGCCCTGCCGGGTGAATTTCCAGGCTCCGCGCTCGATCCTGACGGCCCCGGCGAGAACGGCTCCATCGCCCGGCCTGACCTCCGCCGCCTGAACCGAACGACTCAGCGGCAGGTCGAAACGAAGCGTACCGAGCACCGGCTCGCCGACTTCGGTTTCCGCCGTCGCCGAGAGCGCCGCCGTTTCAGGAATGAGGACGCTTTCCCCTGCCCGCAGACTCAGCAGCCAGCCGCAGAAGTAAACCGCGGCACCGATGAAAATCAACGCCCCGAAGAGAAGGAAAAACCATTTCGCTAACTGTTTCATGGCTCACCCCCGGCTTTCAAGGCGGCGGCGGCGCCTGGCGAAAAATTCGACCATCGGGCGCAGAACGTCGCGGTTGCTGCCGATTTCGACCATGTCGACCCGGGCGCGGCGGCAGATCTCCTGCCGGGCACGGCGGGCGGAAGCAAACGCTTCGTCGAGCTTTCTCAACGCCCGTTTCCCGCCGCCGAACCGGATTTGCCGGCCGGTTTCGGCATCTTCCACCACAACCGGCAGAAGCGACGGCCACCGCGTGTCGGTCGGGTCCAGCAACCCGACGGCGATAACGTCGTGCTTGCGATTCAGAATTTTCAAACTCGCTTCGTAGCTCTGACTGTCGATCAGGTCGCTCAGCAGAAATACAACGCTGCGCTTTTTGAGCAGCTGCGCGCTCTCGCGCAGCGCAAGGTCGATATTGGTTCCCTTCGAAACCGGTTCGAAAGCAAGCATTTCCCGAATCAGCCGCAGGGTGTGGCTGCGGCCCGATTTCGGCGGAACGTAGAGTTCGATCCGGTCGCTGAACATCAGCAGCCCCACCTTGTCGCCGTTGTGGGCGGCGCTGAAGGCGAGGATCGCAGCGAGCTCGGCCGCGGTGCGCCGTTTGCTGCGCTCCGAAGAACCGAACACGCCGGAGGCGGAGACGTCGACCAGCAGCAGAACCGAAAGCTCGCGCTCTTCAACGAATTTTTTGACGTAGGGCGTACCCATGCGGGCCGAGACGTTCCAGTCGATATCCCGGACATCGTCCTCGACGGTGTACTCCCGGACCTCCTCGAATTCGATACCGCGCCCCTTGAAGGCGCTGCGGTACGCGCCGCCGGTGATTTCATCGACCGTGCGGTTCGTTCGGATTTCGAGAAGCCGGATCTGTTTGGCGATTTCAGGCGGCAGCATATGGCTTCTCCTCTCCCGGACTAGGGCGTCCGAAGTTCGGCAAGGAGCCGTGTGATGACCGCATCCGCGTTGATGTTCTCGGCTTCGGCCTCGTAGGAGAGCACGATGCGGTGACGCAGCACGTCCGGCGCGATCGCCTTGACATCCTGCGGCAGCACATAGGCGCGCCCGGCCAGCAGGGCGGCCGCACGCGAGGCCAGCGCCAGCGCAATCGATGCGCGCGGCGAAGCGCCGAAACTGATCAGTCCGTCCAGCTCATCGAGCCGGGCTCCGGCCTGACGCTCCGAAAGCTCTTTCCGGCAACCCGGGCGCGTGGCGATGACGAGGTCGAGAATATATTGAATGATCTTCTCGTCGAGATAGACATGTTCGAGCATCGCCCGGGCGCGCAGAATATCTTCGAGCGCGGCGACCGGCGACGCATCAATCACCGGCGACGGGCGCGCCATCCGTTCGACCACGGCGCCCTCTTCACTGCGGCTCGGGTAGCCGACTTCGATCTTGAACATGAACCGGTCGAGCTGCGCCTCCGGCAGCGGATAGGTTCCCTCCTGCTCGATCGGATTCTGGGTGGCCATGACGAGAAACGGCTTCGGCAGCTTGTAGCATTCGCCGGCGATGGTGACCTGTTTCTCCTGCATCGCCTCCAGCAGAGCGCTCTGGACCTTGGCCGGAGCGCGGTTGATTTCGTCGGCCAGCACAATGTTCGCGAAAACCGGGCCGATGCGGGTCGAAAATTCGTGCGTTTCCGCATTGTAGATCCGCGTGCCGATCACGTCGGCGGGCAGCAAATCCGGAGTGAACTGCAGTCGGGAAAAAGTTCCCGACAACGTCTGTGCGAGTGTCTTGACGGCAAGCGTCTTGGCAAGCCCCGGCACGCCTTCGAGCAGGACGTGCCCGTCCGCGACCAGCGCCAGCAGCAGCCGGTCGATCAGCTGATCCTGGCCGGCGATGACCCGGCCCATTTCGATTTTGATCCTGCCGAGCGGTTCGGCGCACGCCTGCGCTTCGGCCTGGAATTTCTCGATATCCTTTTGCTCCATAGTAAAAGCCCCTCCTGTTGCAAGTGTTCCTCCATCGAACCCTTCATATATGGTAACATAAAAGGTTCAGGCACTTTTGTCAACCCTGAAATCATATTTTTGATCACAATTTGCAGGAACGGCCGGACAGGCCGGGCGGCGCGAGCGAATATGCGCAACACGGACCGAAAACGCCGCGGAAGCCGGAGAGGGCATTTCATCCCTCCCCGGCTCCCGCGGCGTTTTCACCTGCCGGCCGGAATCAGGCGAGCAGCCCGTTCCCTTTTTTCGTCTCGTCCGACCAGCCGAGACCGGCCGAACAACCGGCCGCGGACAGTTCGGACGCCGGACCCGGCAGAGACGGCTGTTCGTAACAGTCCAGCGCGACCGACGCACTCCGCCAGCTGTCCAGATCCGCCGAAGCCGAGGCCGACGGCGGCAGGCAGGCGAAGTCGAGCGAATAATCCGTGCCGCCGCCCTTTTTCGCGGTGGACGATTCGACGGCGGCCAGATAGCGCAGTTCCGTTCCGAGCTCCAGCGCTTCGATCGAACCGCTGCCGTTTTTCACCGAAACGGATTTGAGCTTCCGCCGTTTACCCGTTTCATCTTCGGAGAACAGCGTCAGCTTCACCGCGTCAGCCGCGCCGGAGAGCGTGAAGGTGTAGGCTCCGGCCCGGGTTACCTCCAGCTCCCGGTAATCGACCGCGTCGCCGTAGCCGACCCAGCCGTTATCGATCAGCCGGCCGCCGTTTCCGTCAAGCGCGGTCCGGAACTCCCCGGGCAGCGCACCCGGGTCGTCGTCACGGTTGTCACCCTTCGTGAAGAACGTGCTCGCGCCGTCGAGGCTCACGTCGTAGTCGGCGCTGCCGCCCTTCTTCGCGTTCGTCGACTCGACCGAAAGATAGTAAGTGCCCGCGTCCAGCAGCAGACCCGCGATTCCACCCGAAGTTCCGGCTTTGACCGACACTTTCTTCAACGCCTTGAGCCGGCCGTTCGGCCGGAGCGTCCACACCGTCAGCTTCGCAGCGTCGGTCGCATTGATGCTGAAGGTGTACTTCCCAGCGTTCCCGAACGTCACGGCGCGATAGTCGACCGCGTCGCCGTAACCGACCCATTCGCCGGAGATCAGCGAACCGGCGGTGTCGCCCACCGTGATCCGGTGCGCGTCGGTCAGCCGGCTGATTTCATCATCGCTGTTGTCGCCCTTCGTGAAGAACGTGCTCACGCCGTCGAGGCTCACGTCGTAGTCGGCGCTGCCGCCCTTCTTCGCGTTCGCCGACTCGACCGAAAGATAGTAAGTGCCCGCATCCAGCAGCAGACCCGCGATTCCACCCGAAGTTCCGGCTTTGACCGATACTTTCTTCAACGCCTTGAGCCGGCCGTTCGGCCGGAGCGTCCACACCGTCAGCTTCGCAGCGTCGGTCGCATTGATGCTGAAGGCGTACTTCCCCGCGTTCCCGAACGTCACGGCGCGATAGTCGACCGCGTCGCCGTAACCGACCCATTCGCCGGAGATCAGCGAACCGGCGGTGTCGCCCACCGTGATCCGGTGCGCGTCGGTCAGCCGGCTGATTTCATCATCGCTGTTGTCGCCCTTCGTGAAAACGGAACCGGAGAGCTCAAGCGAGAAGTCGCCGGAACTCTTCCCCTTGTCGGAGCTGTCGACCCGAATCGAACAGGCACCGTCGAGCAGCAGCGGTTTTTTGAAATTCAGCACACCGTTCTTCACGGAGGCTCTGCCGACCGTCTTGCCGCGCTCGTCCACCACGGAGATCTTCGCGTTGAGCCCGGAAAAATCCCCGGCGAGCGTGTACCATCCCGGCAGAAGCGGGAAGCTTCCGAACGAAACGGCGGGACTGGCGGCGGAGAGTTCTCCGGAGAGCTTCCGGAAATAGCGGTCCGGCGCGCCCTCCTCCAGCGTGAAGCTCCGGAGTTCGGTCGATGCGGCATTGCCCGCCGCGTCGCGGGCCGTGACCTGATAGCTGTAATCTCCGGCGGCCTGGCCGGACAGCGTGAACGAAGTCTCCAGCCCGGTTTGATAGGTGACGCCGTTGACGGTGACCTCGTATCCGGCGACGCCGACGTTGTCCTCGGCGGGTTTCCAGGAGATCGTGAAGCTTCTGCCGTAGATGGAGACGTTCGGAAGGTCCGCGAAAACCGGAGATTCGACGTCGGCGATCCGGAAACTCTGCGGCGTCGTCGGCTCGCTGAGATTGCCGCAGGCGTCGAACGCCCGGAGCGTATAGCTGTACTCTCCGGCCCCGAGCGCCACGGTGAATGACGTGCCGTTCACCGAATACTCCCGGTCGCCGATTTTCAGCAGATATCCTTCGACTCCTATGTTGTCGGTGCCGGGCATCCAGCTGATCGTGACTTCGCTGCCGTTCACCGATGACGACGGGTCGAAACTCAGCACAGGAGCTTCGGTGTCGCCGACCATGAAGACTTTCTCCTCCGACCATTTG
The nucleotide sequence above comes from Victivallis lenta. Encoded proteins:
- the pgi gene encoding glucose-6-phosphate isomerase (functions in sugar metabolism in glycolysis and the Embden-Meyerhof pathways (EMP) and in gluconeogenesis; catalyzes reversible isomerization of glucose-6-phosphate to fructose-6-phosphate; member of PGI family), whose translation is MNNWIERNIEYTLVDAESQFSIDFAGMKFSPAELDALQPKFERAAREMGRIEAGEIKNPDEKRKVTHFSDRKVYPQSELFASVEAFAEQVRSGKITGETGRKFEAVVVNGIGGSALGPQLMQFAINGPYWNEKTDAARNGYLKLYFLDNTDSAEFADLSEVMDPETTLHLVISKSGGTQETKNNMIAMEELYAARKLSFPKHAAAITMKGSELDRHARGSNWLAVFEMAESIGGRTSETSIVGHVPAALTGVKFGRFLEGACRMDEWTRTADPRKNPAMMLAAMWYIAGEGKGNRNMVIVPYSDRLILLSRYMQQLVMESLGKELDLDGRVVHQGLNVFGNKGGTDAHAFIQQLNDGRDDFFATFIEVLKDAEKLPITDSTDMGTYLHGFLEGLSAALRGKGRQIITIRVPQVSELELGMLIALYERAVAIYAEFININAFHQPGVQSYKLAAKGVLALREKVMAKLAELGGITGTAIEIAEKAGCPDDAVEVGALLDKAAVNCPAVSRKFCEKSNQWVYTVK
- a CDS encoding autotransporter strand-loop-strand O-heptosyltransferase, whose product is MPAESLSVNHDIPSPITIEQPAAPVSVPQPVPEQPQQKSIYGKVPEIPVLEAVDGIRFDFNDGIRILFPQNGKEYRVIFSDLDTGIILYSADTVPGAFVTSVKKFFIRFRLQIYPKGGAEPLFTHDYNAENREVMIQLPVGTIGDSIGWFSYVERFQLKHRCRLICVMAPHISALVRGQYPEITFIGPDETVNYRPYACYYMGLFFRGDVDHQPVDFRYIGLHRTAGYILNVDPADLPPRFNLSAPRRIKEPYVCIAAQSSSQAKYWNNPRGWIEVVKFLKESGYRVLCIDREQVHGTGINYNTIPYGTEDFTGDRPLQERVDLIKDADFFIGLSSGLSWIAWGCRVPVVMISGFTHPTNEFQTPYRVINYHTCHSCWNDMRVDFDHFDFLWCPRHRGTDRHFECTRLISAEQVINTIKSIPAYQRRQA
- a CDS encoding vWA domain-containing protein, coding for MIDFAYPWLLLLLLLVPLIAYYCVFRQKQPSVTVSTVEPFATVRAARRPGFPLSCMLLALCVLIVALARPRAGNEKFLIRSQGIDIVLAIDLSGSMASYDVPRNITSGRDLVNAIEGGQLKNRLEVAKEEIAKFIAERPNDRIGLIGFADVAYNLAPPTLDHSWLLAHLANLKPGILGEMTGIASPIGTGVSRLRNSDAPRRVLVLFTDGSNTARNSLTPEQAAELAKKFDIIIHTVGIGSSNAFAIDRGQIFQVEDQFDEKLLRSLAEITAGKYFRAADADGMKQVMDEINQLEKTTVEQPRYMEYREYAPQLALAALALLMLAFLAQSTWKLRLP
- a CDS encoding DUF58 domain-containing protein — translated: MLPPEIAKQIRLLEIRTNRTVDEITGGAYRSAFKGRGIEFEEVREYTVEDDVRDIDWNVSARMGTPYVKKFVEERELSVLLLVDVSASGVFGSSERSKRRTAAELAAILAFSAAHNGDKVGLLMFSDRIELYVPPKSGRSHTLRLIREMLAFEPVSKGTNIDLALRESAQLLKKRSVVFLLSDLIDSQSYEASLKILNRKHDVIAVGLLDPTDTRWPSLLPVVVEDAETGRQIRFGGGKRALRKLDEAFASARRARQEICRRARVDMVEIGSNRDVLRPMVEFFARRRRRLESRG
- a CDS encoding AAA family ATPase, producing MEQKDIEKFQAEAQACAEPLGRIKIEMGRVIAGQDQLIDRLLLALVADGHVLLEGVPGLAKTLAVKTLAQTLSGTFSRLQFTPDLLPADVIGTRIYNAETHEFSTRIGPVFANIVLADEINRAPAKVQSALLEAMQEKQVTIAGECYKLPKPFLVMATQNPIEQEGTYPLPEAQLDRFMFKIEVGYPSRSEEGAVVERMARPSPVIDASPVAALEDILRARAMLEHVYLDEKIIQYILDLVIATRPGCRKELSERQAGARLDELDGLISFGASPRASIALALASRAAALLAGRAYVLPQDVKAIAPDVLRHRIVLSYEAEAENINADAVITRLLAELRTP